The Oscillospiraceae bacterium genome contains the following window.
TTGCAGCCCTGATCATACGGACCGGCGTTGGACATATCAATGGTAGGTGCAACCTCTGCAAAGAGGGCAATGTGGTTCTGGCCGCCGAGGAATGCGGAGCCGAAGTTCGGGTCAGCTGCGATGGAATCCATAGCGCTCTTGCAGTTGGTGTAGTCCTGCGTATCCTCGGTGATCTTGGTCATGATGTCGGCATCACAGGTCAGAGAGTACATGACATCCTTGATCGTGGGGATGTTGTCAGTGCCGGCTGCTGCGCAGATCCAGGTGCCGCCCCAGTAATAAGGCTGAGGGCCCTGGCAGACTGCGTAATCGCCGAAGATACCGTTGCCGACTTCCTGCTTGCCTCCCTCAGACTCAGGCGTGGCCAGAGAGTTGCCCAGCAGGGTGAAGTTGATGCCCCAAGTGGAGTAGAAGAAGCCGAAAACCTTGCCGGCAGGGCCCTGATCGGCGGCCCACTGGTCGCTCCACAGGCTGGTCTTGTTGTTGTAGCCGTTATCGGTGTAGGTCTTGGTCTGATCGACCCAGTTCATAATGTTGGGGTCGACCTTGACGGTCGTGCCGTCCACCCAACCGGCGGAAACATTGTTGGAGAAGGTGCGGTAGGAATCATCGTAGCCGGAGAGCATCTTGTAGCCCTTGGCAGCGGCCTTCTCAGCCACATCGTTGAACTTATCCCAATCGCTCAATGCGGCCTGAACCTCGGTCGGATCATCGGTGCCCAGCACATCCTTGGCGATGGAGCGGCGGTAGGCAAACAGGCCCGGGGTTGCCTGCCATGTGGTGCCCTTCTGCACACCATCCACGGTAACGATATCCTTGGTGTACTGGTACTGATCCTTGAGATCATCATCGGTCAGGCCGACATCCTTCTTGACATCCAGCGTATATTCGGAATCCACATATTTCAGCGCGTAGTCCGCCTCGATCAGGAAGATGTCGATCTTGTCATCGGCAGCGGCGCTGTCCTGCTTGAGCAGGGCCTCGTCCAGCTTATTCTGGTAGTTGTTGTTATCGTTGGGGTTGATGGTCCACTTTACGGTGACACCGTTATCCAGCGTCGTGGTGGACTTGTCGGCGGCAATCTCCTTGACGCCGGGGTAATAGTCGTTGAAGCGGGACTGGAATTCATCGTTCCAGCACCAGATGTTCAGGACCTTGCCCTCCTCTGCGGCTGCATCGGCAGCAGGTTCTGCGGCCGTGCTGCTGGCTTCGGTAGAGGTCGAATCAGCGGCAGGGGCTGCGGACGAGCTTGCGGCGCCTCCGCCGCAGCCTGCCAGCAAGGTGGCTGCCATTGCAGTGGCGGTCAATAAACTCATTGCCTTTTTCATAATGTCTTTTCCTCCTTTTAAAAAAGAACTCATGTATGAATCAGATATTGTGACCCGCATCCTCGCGGGTTTGAACCTATGGATTGGGGACATCGACGGACTGCCCTTTCAGCAGGCTGCCGGAGATCAGCTTCTGCTCCGGCAATGCCGTGCGCGGGGATTCTATCTGCTCGATAAGCAGCTCTGCCGCGGCGCGGCCCAGCGCTTCGGTGTCCTGCCGGTAGGTGGTCAGCTGCGGGGACATGATCTGCGAGATCAGGTTACCGTCATAGCCGGCCACCGAAATATCCCGCGGAATCAGAAGTCCTTCCTCACGGATGGTCTGGATGCCGCCGATGGCGGAGAAGTCATCCGGGAAGAGGATTGCCGTGGGGCGCTGCGGCAGTGCCAGCAGCTGACGGGTCGCAGCGGCGCAGCTTTTCGCATCGCGGTAGGTGCTCGGCACGATGTAGGCATCCGGCACCGTGATCCCATGGGCGGCGCAGGCACGGTAGAAACCGACCAGGCGCTTCTGGGTGACTGCGCTGTGATTCTCACCGTGGATATAAGCGATTCGCTCATGCCCCAGCGCGGCAAGCTGATCCACTAACTTGTGGACACCATCGGTGTTATCGGAAAGTACGGCAGCCCGGTTGTTAAAGACATGGTCAACTGTGACGATCGGCAGGTTGCTGTAAGCCAGTTCAATAACCTCCGGGTCATCGAACTTGATGCAGGCAGCAATCACGCCGTCAACGCCGCGGTAGCGGCAGTGCTCTAAGTAACTGGAGTGTCCGTGGCCAATGTTGTGGTTGATAAAGGTGATATCATAGCCTCTGCCCTCGGCGTGGCGTTTGAAGCTGTCCAGAACAGCCGCGAAGAATTCATGCGTCAGACCGCTTTGCGCCTCGTCCACGAAAAGGACGCCCAGATTATAGGTACGGTTCGTTTTTAAGGCCCGCGCTGCGGAGTTTGGCATGTAGCCGATCTGCCTTGCAGCCTCACGCACTTTTTCTTTGGTAGCCTGACTGATATCGTTGTGACCGTTCAGCGCCTTGCTCACGGTAGCCACCGAGACTCCGCATGCCTTTGCGATGTCTTTGATGGATGCCATGGTATCGCCTCCTTGCATCATCCTTAATCGTTTTCGCATCTTCACTATACAATATGTCAACCATAAAATCAATGCCTTTTTTGCATTTTTTGTGCATTTCGATTCGATTTGGCGATTTGCAAAAAGCCAAAACACCTGTTTTGGTAATTTCGTTTGGAGTTTCGCTGAAAAAGAGACATAATTTGCGCCTTCTTCTGCCTTTTCCGACCCAGTAATGGCCTGCAAGCCTGACTGCCATCTGCTTTTGGGGTGTCCACAGCCAGAAAGTATCCTTATAAATAATAGGTAGCATCCGCTTTTCGTTACAATTTTCGGCCGCACAAATTGTGAAACCTGCCAAATCATCGTTAAATTCAGCCGCAGCCCTTGCAATTATCCGAAAAACGCGGTATTGTAAGGGTAATAACTTAATCGTTTTCGATTTGAACTTACGATTTTATCTGCTTTCCATAAGTAAGGAGAGGGTCTCTATGAAGTTCGGTCATTTTTCCGATACCGCACGCGAATATGTCATCACCACGCCGCGCACGCCGCTGCCGTGGATCAACTATCTGGGCAGCGAGGCATTCTTCAGCCTTGTTTCCCACACGGCCGGTGGGTACAGCTTTTACAAGGATGCCAAGCTGCGGCGTATCACTCGCTACCGCTACAATAACGTACCTGCGGACTCTAACGGCCGGTATTACTATATTAAGGATGGCGATACCGTCTGGAATCCCGGCTGGCAGCCCACCCAGACCGAGCTGGACAGCTATGAGTGCCGCCACGGCCTCGGGTACAGCATCATTACCGGCAAAAAGAACAGTCTGACCGCGAAGCTGGAGCTGTTTGTGCCGGTAGGCGACAACTGCGAGATCGACCGTCTGGTGCTGACCAACGAGAGTGATGTACCGAAATCGTTTACTATATTCAGCTATCTGGAGTTCTGCCTCTGGAATGCTGTGGACGATTCCACCAACTTCCAGCGCAATTTCTCTACCGGCGAAGTCGAGGTCGAGGGCAGCACCATCTACCACAAGACCGAGTACCGCGAGCGCCGCAACCATTACGCATTGTTCACCGTCAACACGCCCATTGACGGCTTTGACACGAGCCGGGACGCCTTTTTAGGCGCATGGCACAGCAATGCGAATCCCGAGGTCGTGGAAAACGGCCGTTGTACCAACTCTGTTGCCCACGGCTGGGCACCCGTTGGCGTGCATCAAGTCAATGTCACCCTGCAGCCCGGCGAAAGCCGCAGCCTGATTTTTGTTTTGGGCTATATAGAAAACCCGGAGGACGAGAAGTGGGCCGCGCCCGGCGTCATCAATAAGACCCGCGCCCAGGCGATGGCTGCCCGCTATGCCACGGATGCGCAGGTCGATGCGGCACTTGCCAGGCTGCACGACCACTGGAACAACCTGCTGTCCACCTACTCGGTCAAGAGCAGCGATGAAAAGCTCGACCGCATGGTCAATACCTGGAACCAGTACCAGTGCATGGTCACCTTCAACATGAGCCGTTCTGCCAGCTATTATGAGAGCGGCACGGGCCGCGGCATGGGCTTCCGCGATTCCTGTCAGGATCTGCTCGGCTTTGTGCATCTGATCCCCGCCCGCGCGCGGGAGCGCATTCTGGACATTGCGGCTACCCAATTCCCCGATGGCAGCGCCTACCACCAGTACCAGCCGCTGACGAAAAAGGGCAACATGGACATCGGCTCCGGCTTCAACGATGACCCGCTGTGGCTGATTGCTGCCGTGTACGCCTATCTGGGCGAGACGGGCGACTACTCGATTCTGGACGAACCGGTGGACTTTGACAACGACCACAGCCTTGCACAGCCGCTTCTTGAGCATCTGCGCCGCAGCTTTGGCTACCTGCGCACCCACAAGGGTCCGCATGGTCTGCCGCTGATTGGCCGCGCCGACTGGAACGACTGCCTGAACCTGAACTGCTTCAGCAAGGAGCCGGGCGAGAGCTTCCAGACCACCGGCCCGAGCGAGGGTCCCGTAGCCGAGAGCGTGTTCATCGCCGGTATGTACGTCAAGTACGGCAACCAGTTTGCCGAAATTCTTGACAGCACCGGCCACACCGACGAAGCTGCCGCCGTGCGCGAGGAGACCGCCGCGATGGAGCACGCCGCCCTGACCGCCGGTTGGGACGGCAGCTGGTTCCGCCGCGCCTACGATGCCTTTGGCCATGTGATCGGCGGTGAGGAATGCGAGGAAGGCAAGATCTTCATCGAGCCGCAGGGTATGTGCGTCATGGCAGGCATCGGCGTAAACACCGGCGAAGCCGTAACCGCCCTGCAGAGCGTGAAAGACAAGCTCGACACAAAGTACGGCATTGTGCTGCTGCAGCCCGCTTACACCAAGTATCACCTTGAGCTGGGCGAGATTTCCAGCTATCCCCCGGGATACAAGGAAAACGCAGGCATCTTCTGCCACAACAACCCATGGGTCAGCTGTGCCGAGACTGTAGTCGGCCATGGTGACCGCGCGTTTGAGATCTACAAAAAGACCTGCCCGGCATACATTGAGGACATCAGTGAGATCCACCGCACCGAGCCGTATGTCTACAGCCAGATGGTGGCTGGCCGCGACGCCGCCACCTTTGGCGAAGCAAAAAACAGCTGGCTGACCGGCACGGCGGCCTGGACCTTTGTGGATGTGAGCCAGTATATCCTGGGCATCCAGCCCACGCTGGCCGGGCTGAAGATCGATCCCTGCATCCCGCACGAGATGGACGGCTTTACCCTGCGCCGTGTCTGGCGCGGGGCAACCTATGAAATCGTCGTGGAGAACCCTGACCATCTGGAAAAGGGCGTCAAAGCCATGACCGTGGATGGCAAGCCCGTAAGCGGCAACATCCTCTCCCCTGTTCCCGCCGGCTCGACCGTAGAGGTCAAGGTCGTCATGGGCTGACCGCCCGCCTTTTACCGCAAAGCAGCAGTCCGCAGTGGGCTGCTGCTTTTTCTGTACGGTCTTTATACACCGGCGTGCTGCTTCACGAACCAGAAAACTCCCCTATCCTGCTGCGCACGCAGCAGAATAAGGGAGTATTTTTTGTGTGCAGCCTGTCAGGTATGGTTATTCCGCGAGCATTTCTCTGCATCGATCGCAAGCACGACCATCAGCGCGCAGAGGGCATCTCTTAGAGGAAACAAACACATAGCGAGGGGCCATACCGTGCCTTTTCACAGATTATTTCCGTTCGTTTCGGCCACCTTGGCGTACCAGGCAGCACTATCTTTGGGGGTTCGTTTGCCGGTTGCGTAATCGAGATAGATCAGACCAAAGCGCTCGTTATAGCCCTCGCTCCACTCAAAATTA
Protein-coding sequences here:
- a CDS encoding carbohydrate ABC transporter substrate-binding protein, which encodes MKKAMSLLTATAMAATLLAGCGGGAASSSAAPAADSTSTEASSTAAEPAADAAAEEGKVLNIWCWNDEFQSRFNDYYPGVKEIAADKSTTTLDNGVTVKWTINPNDNNNYQNKLDEALLKQDSAAADDKIDIFLIEADYALKYVDSEYTLDVKKDVGLTDDDLKDQYQYTKDIVTVDGVQKGTTWQATPGLFAYRRSIAKDVLGTDDPTEVQAALSDWDKFNDVAEKAAAKGYKMLSGYDDSYRTFSNNVSAGWVDGTTVKVDPNIMNWVDQTKTYTDNGYNNKTSLWSDQWAADQGPAGKVFGFFYSTWGINFTLLGNSLATPESEGGKQEVGNGIFGDYAVCQGPQPYYWGGTWICAAAGTDNIPTIKDVMYSLTCDADIMTKITEDTQDYTNCKSAMDSIAADPNFGSAFLGGQNHIALFAEVAPTIDMSNAGPYDQGCNETFQSCFKDYFDGTVDLETAKKNFEDQIKVKYPELSSVEWPA
- a CDS encoding LacI family transcriptional regulator produces the protein MASIKDIAKACGVSVATVSKALNGHNDISQATKEKVREAARQIGYMPNSAARALKTNRTYNLGVLFVDEAQSGLTHEFFAAVLDSFKRHAEGRGYDITFINHNIGHGHSSYLEHCRYRGVDGVIAACIKFDDPEVIELAYSNLPIVTVDHVFNNRAAVLSDNTDGVHKLVDQLAALGHERIAYIHGENHSAVTQKRLVGFYRACAAHGITVPDAYIVPSTYRDAKSCAAATRQLLALPQRPTAILFPDDFSAIGGIQTIREEGLLIPRDISVAGYDGNLISQIMSPQLTTYRQDTEALGRAAAELLIEQIESPRTALPEQKLISGSLLKGQSVDVPNP
- a CDS encoding glycosyl transferase, coding for MKFGHFSDTAREYVITTPRTPLPWINYLGSEAFFSLVSHTAGGYSFYKDAKLRRITRYRYNNVPADSNGRYYYIKDGDTVWNPGWQPTQTELDSYECRHGLGYSIITGKKNSLTAKLELFVPVGDNCEIDRLVLTNESDVPKSFTIFSYLEFCLWNAVDDSTNFQRNFSTGEVEVEGSTIYHKTEYRERRNHYALFTVNTPIDGFDTSRDAFLGAWHSNANPEVVENGRCTNSVAHGWAPVGVHQVNVTLQPGESRSLIFVLGYIENPEDEKWAAPGVINKTRAQAMAARYATDAQVDAALARLHDHWNNLLSTYSVKSSDEKLDRMVNTWNQYQCMVTFNMSRSASYYESGTGRGMGFRDSCQDLLGFVHLIPARARERILDIAATQFPDGSAYHQYQPLTKKGNMDIGSGFNDDPLWLIAAVYAYLGETGDYSILDEPVDFDNDHSLAQPLLEHLRRSFGYLRTHKGPHGLPLIGRADWNDCLNLNCFSKEPGESFQTTGPSEGPVAESVFIAGMYVKYGNQFAEILDSTGHTDEAAAVREETAAMEHAALTAGWDGSWFRRAYDAFGHVIGGEECEEGKIFIEPQGMCVMAGIGVNTGEAVTALQSVKDKLDTKYGIVLLQPAYTKYHLELGEISSYPPGYKENAGIFCHNNPWVSCAETVVGHGDRAFEIYKKTCPAYIEDISEIHRTEPYVYSQMVAGRDAATFGEAKNSWLTGTAAWTFVDVSQYILGIQPTLAGLKIDPCIPHEMDGFTLRRVWRGATYEIVVENPDHLEKGVKAMTVDGKPVSGNILSPVPAGSTVEVKVVMG